A stretch of Leptospira perdikensis DNA encodes these proteins:
- a CDS encoding MFS transporter, with protein sequence MSTSPKRIKFILFLIVFTDMMGFSLLFPLFPKTLEFFLFKGDDVLFRMFYSAANLLSFGGDTKYTFVLFGGILGSIYSFLQFIAAPIWGRLSDHSGRRAILIFTTLGNTIGYILWLFSSQFWMFVLSRVITGMMGGNLSVASAAMADQTDEKSRAAGMGFLGAGIGLGFVMGPLLGGISSQWTFLDFLHQEGSVVVFPASAFFAILVSLLTVILVYIFLPQNKPEVIPEKEIHPFLSLGKIESRNLVRISLLNLLFVLSFSGFEFVVNFFLSDSFHFSPKEIGFTFLYIGIIIILVQGGVVRRLSGKISEKRISLYGALLVVIGMGLLVSLGTSFAGLFVSLFFLAFGSALVNPGLSSFASLESGRGDLGRSLGLFRSFGSLGRAVSPVVFSLLYFQKGPSLAFFVSFVLLIGFGILLFTQKEKTT encoded by the coding sequence ATGAGTACGTCCCCCAAACGAATCAAATTCATACTTTTTCTGATAGTGTTTACGGACATGATGGGTTTTTCCCTATTGTTTCCTTTATTTCCTAAAACTTTAGAATTCTTCTTATTCAAAGGAGATGATGTTCTGTTCAGAATGTTCTATTCTGCCGCGAACCTTCTGTCCTTTGGAGGAGATACAAAGTATACCTTTGTATTGTTTGGTGGAATCCTTGGTAGTATTTATAGTTTTTTACAATTTATAGCAGCTCCGATTTGGGGGAGATTGTCTGATCATTCAGGACGACGTGCCATTTTAATTTTCACAACTCTTGGAAATACTATTGGGTACATCCTTTGGTTGTTTTCTTCTCAGTTTTGGATGTTTGTGCTCAGTCGTGTCATTACAGGAATGATGGGCGGAAATTTATCTGTGGCATCGGCGGCCATGGCTGACCAAACGGATGAAAAATCAAGAGCAGCAGGGATGGGGTTTCTTGGTGCCGGTATTGGTCTCGGATTTGTGATGGGCCCACTCCTTGGGGGAATCAGTTCCCAGTGGACTTTTTTAGATTTTTTACACCAAGAAGGAAGTGTCGTTGTTTTCCCTGCTTCCGCATTTTTTGCGATTTTAGTTTCGCTTCTTACAGTCATCCTTGTTTATATATTTTTACCACAGAACAAACCAGAAGTAATTCCAGAAAAGGAAATCCATCCCTTTCTTTCTTTAGGAAAAATTGAATCTCGTAATTTGGTTCGAATTTCACTTTTGAATTTACTCTTTGTTCTTAGTTTTTCTGGATTTGAATTTGTTGTTAATTTTTTTCTTTCTGATAGTTTTCATTTTTCTCCCAAAGAGATTGGGTTTACCTTTTTATACATAGGGATCATCATTATACTGGTGCAAGGTGGAGTGGTTCGTAGACTTTCTGGAAAAATTTCGGAAAAAAGAATTTCTCTTTATGGTGCCTTACTTGTTGTGATTGGGATGGGCCTACTTGTTAGTTTGGGAACAAGTTTTGCAGGACTATTTGTATCTTTATTCTTTTTGGCTTTTGGAAGTGCCCTTGTGAATCCTGGATTATCTTCATTTGCTTCATTAGAGAGTGGGAGAGGGGATTTGGGTAGGTCTCTTGGTCTCTTCCGAAGTTTTGGTTCCCTCGGAAGAGCCGTATCACCAGTCGTATTTTCTTTGTTATACTTTCAAAAAGGTCCTAGTTTGGCTTTTTTTGTGTCCTTCGTCCTTCTCATTGGATTTGGAATTTTACTCTTTACACAAAAAGAAAAAACAACTTAA
- a CDS encoding type II toxin-antitoxin system antitoxin SocA domain-containing protein has translation MEKLYHAILWILEKSPNGRARLDLAKLLYYSDGVHFQKHAEMITRGDYIHLEDSPYPVKLNEALLFLKDKGHIDAIPKIEGNGIQGFTLRFLRPLEGLILSREEKRVMMKVVEAFRGRVVDENRHYPNLYENYVVTPLFEAIPFSVERINTKIHVLVQKSLLNLSGKMFRVLFERSE, from the coding sequence ATGGAGAAACTTTATCATGCGATCCTTTGGATCCTCGAAAAATCACCCAATGGTAGAGCCCGCCTTGATTTGGCGAAACTCCTCTACTATTCGGATGGTGTTCACTTCCAAAAACATGCGGAGATGATCACAAGAGGAGACTATATCCACTTAGAAGACTCCCCTTACCCCGTCAAACTGAACGAAGCCCTTTTATTTTTGAAAGACAAAGGCCATATCGATGCCATTCCCAAAATCGAAGGAAATGGAATCCAAGGATTCACTTTACGATTTCTTAGACCCTTGGAAGGACTCATTCTTTCCCGGGAAGAAAAAAGGGTGATGATGAAAGTTGTGGAAGCATTCCGGGGCCGGGTGGTGGATGAAAATCGCCATTACCCCAACCTATATGAAAACTACGTAGTCACCCCACTTTTCGAGGCCATCCCCTTTTCTGTGGAAAGGATCAATACGAAAATCCATGTTCTCGTACAAAAAAGCCTTTTGAATCTATCGGGCAAAATGTTTAGGGTTTTATTTGAGAGGTCAGAATGA
- a CDS encoding phasin-related domain-containing protein has product MEKLVMDVVNAGIALFRSGEEKLKTAVVDLEKVYNDLKSKGELDKSVESQKIRDLLSKTIADAQGAIGKTNASYDEVLAKLQANYQSIYQQIDTAIPPQVKEKLKQTLDELKVLIDKAKSK; this is encoded by the coding sequence ATGGAAAAATTGGTTATGGATGTTGTCAATGCTGGAATCGCTCTGTTTCGTTCTGGCGAAGAAAAGTTAAAAACTGCTGTTGTTGATTTAGAAAAAGTTTACAATGATCTAAAGTCAAAAGGGGAATTGGATAAATCGGTCGAGTCTCAAAAGATTCGTGACCTTCTCAGTAAAACAATTGCAGACGCTCAAGGTGCTATTGGTAAAACTAACGCAAGTTATGATGAGGTGTTGGCAAAACTTCAAGCTAATTACCAATCCATTTACCAACAAATTGATACGGCAATCCCTCCTCAAGTGAAGGAAAAGTTAAAACAAACGTTAGATGAACTGAAAGTTTTGATTGATAAAGCAAAATCGAAATAA
- the lipB gene encoding lipoyl(octanoyl) transferase LipB, which translates to MIKFLHRKGLPSYLFPSIVPYLRYVKFQENSRKNRRESMLFLEHSPCLTGGIGAKAENLLVSPETLSSLGVELVTLQRGGDFTAHEPGQIVGYLHIDLKKRNLSLGDFLRALNKSLVESIREIWGLTLEENPKAPGLYTAEEPKLKLVSEGIYAKSYFTSFGFALNGVNNLSTFSLINPCGAKSEDMTSLLRLGKDTDFLKKRKEFVEVFARTFIDSLS; encoded by the coding sequence ATGATAAAGTTTCTCCATCGAAAAGGACTTCCTTCTTACCTGTTTCCTTCGATTGTTCCGTACTTAAGATACGTGAAATTCCAGGAAAATTCCAGGAAAAATCGAAGGGAATCCATGCTCTTTTTAGAACACAGTCCATGTTTAACAGGGGGCATAGGTGCGAAAGCGGAAAATCTTTTGGTTTCCCCAGAGACACTCTCTTCTCTGGGAGTGGAACTTGTCACTTTGCAAAGAGGGGGGGACTTTACCGCCCATGAGCCGGGGCAAATTGTAGGTTACTTACATATTGATTTGAAAAAAAGGAATTTAAGTTTGGGTGATTTTTTACGGGCTTTAAACAAAAGTTTGGTGGAGTCCATTCGTGAAATTTGGGGATTAACACTCGAGGAAAATCCCAAAGCACCGGGTTTGTATACTGCCGAAGAACCCAAATTAAAACTTGTTTCGGAAGGAATCTATGCGAAGTCCTATTTTACTAGTTTTGGATTTGCTTTGAACGGTGTGAACAACCTATCTACCTTTTCTCTGATCAACCCTTGTGGTGCGAAGTCGGAAGATATGACATCACTGCTTCGGTTGGGGAAAGATACGGATTTTTTGAAGAAACGAAAGGAATTTGTAGAGGTTTTTGCCAGGACATTTATAGACTCACTCTCTTAA
- a CDS encoding acyl-CoA dehydrogenase family protein: MERILPFTEEHHQFREMARKFFETEVKPHHEEWEKNHIVPKEVWRKAGENGLLCPDVPTEYGGSGADFLYNIIIIEESSRVGNSGFFISLHNDVIAPYISTYASDEQKKRWLPKCASGESILAVAMTEPGAGSDLKSLRTSAVDMGDHFVVNGQKTFISNGQLADLIITAVKHDNGTISLVMIEEGMKGFERGRNLDKIGLKAQDTSELYFNDVIVPKTNLIGKQGQGFRYLMQKLAQERLVLSVAAVEATRLVQSLTLQYIKERKAFGQKIGSFQNTKFKMAEMATELEMAQVFCDKVVMEHMKGENTTAEASMCKWYTTEMQKRHTDECLQFFGGYGYMMEYPIARAYLDARIQTIYAGTTEIMKEIIGRSLGL, from the coding sequence ATGGAGCGTATCCTCCCCTTTACTGAAGAACACCATCAATTCCGCGAGATGGCTCGGAAATTTTTTGAAACAGAAGTAAAACCACACCACGAAGAATGGGAAAAAAACCATATCGTACCCAAAGAAGTTTGGAGAAAAGCGGGCGAAAATGGCCTACTCTGCCCCGATGTTCCCACAGAATACGGCGGTTCTGGTGCCGACTTCCTTTATAACATCATCATCATCGAAGAATCTTCTCGCGTGGGAAATAGTGGTTTTTTTATCTCCCTTCATAATGACGTGATTGCTCCCTACATCTCTACTTATGCCAGTGATGAACAAAAGAAACGTTGGCTTCCGAAATGTGCTTCGGGGGAATCCATCCTTGCCGTAGCAATGACTGAACCCGGAGCCGGATCTGACCTTAAATCCTTACGTACAAGTGCTGTTGATATGGGTGATCATTTTGTGGTGAATGGACAAAAGACATTTATCTCAAACGGACAACTAGCTGACCTTATCATCACTGCCGTCAAACACGACAACGGAACTATTTCCCTTGTGATGATTGAAGAAGGAATGAAAGGTTTTGAAAGAGGACGTAATTTAGATAAAATCGGACTCAAAGCCCAAGACACTTCTGAATTGTATTTCAACGATGTAATTGTTCCGAAAACAAATCTTATCGGTAAACAAGGACAAGGTTTTCGTTACCTCATGCAAAAGTTAGCACAAGAACGATTGGTGCTTTCAGTGGCTGCAGTGGAGGCAACAAGACTTGTCCAATCCTTAACCCTCCAATACATCAAAGAAAGAAAAGCCTTTGGTCAAAAGATCGGATCTTTCCAAAATACAAAATTCAAAATGGCGGAAATGGCAACAGAACTAGAAATGGCACAAGTGTTCTGCGACAAAGTTGTGATGGAACATATGAAAGGTGAAAACACAACAGCCGAAGCTTCTATGTGTAAATGGTACACAACAGAAATGCAAAAACGCCATACTGATGAGTGTTTACAATTCTTTGGTGGATACGGTTATATGATGGAATATCCAATTGCCAGAGCTTACCTCGATGCAAGGATCCAAACCATCTATGCGGGAACCACAGAGATCATGAAAGAAATCATTGGTCGTAGTTTGGGACTTTAG
- the thiC gene encoding phosphomethylpyrimidine synthase ThiC produces the protein METNPNHPIAIPENTITLSDNTKFQSYRTEGMFCIHENEYDYKKGIPKLRESWIQTREVRGDRNFSQLYYAKRDIITEEMIYVAKREGMSPEFVLNEVKIGRAIIPSNKRHTELEPMIIGKKFLVKINANIGNSAILSSIDDEVEKLRWSLHWGADTVMDLSTGKNIHETREWIIRNSPVPIGTVPLYQTLEKVKGKVEDLNIDVFLETLEEQAEQGVDYFTIHAGVLRDYIHLTNKRITGIVSRGGSILAKWCNHHKKENFLYEHFDAITKVMQKYGVSYSLGDGLRPGCINDANDEAQFAELKTLGELTKRAWADDVQVMVEGPGHVPMHLIQENVRLQEEICMEAPFYTLGPLVTDIAPGYDHITSAIGAAMIAWYGTAMLCYVTPKEHLGLPNKQDVKDGVIAYKIAAHAADLAKGHPGAKERDDLLSKARFEFRWEDQFALSLDPELARSYHDESLPQDGMKKAHFCSMCGPHFCSMRLTTDLRKETIGAGAVDGSEV, from the coding sequence ATGGAAACAAATCCCAACCATCCTATCGCGATCCCAGAAAATACCATCACACTTTCTGACAATACCAAGTTTCAATCTTACCGAACAGAAGGAATGTTTTGTATTCATGAAAACGAATACGATTATAAAAAAGGGATTCCTAAACTCAGAGAGTCTTGGATCCAAACTCGGGAGGTAAGAGGGGACAGAAATTTTTCCCAACTCTATTATGCCAAAAGAGATATCATCACAGAAGAGATGATATATGTGGCTAAAAGGGAAGGAATGAGTCCTGAGTTTGTTTTGAATGAAGTGAAAATTGGTCGGGCCATTATACCATCAAACAAACGTCATACAGAATTAGAACCAATGATCATTGGTAAGAAGTTTTTGGTAAAAATCAACGCCAATATAGGTAACTCGGCTATTTTATCATCCATTGATGATGAAGTGGAAAAACTTCGTTGGTCTTTACATTGGGGGGCTGACACGGTGATGGATCTCTCTACAGGAAAAAATATCCACGAAACCAGAGAATGGATCATTCGGAATTCTCCCGTTCCGATTGGAACTGTTCCTCTTTACCAAACATTGGAGAAGGTAAAAGGAAAAGTCGAAGACCTAAATATCGATGTATTTTTAGAAACTTTAGAAGAACAAGCGGAACAAGGTGTGGATTATTTTACCATCCATGCTGGTGTTCTTCGGGATTATATCCACCTAACAAACAAACGAATCACAGGGATTGTGTCTCGGGGAGGTTCGATCCTTGCCAAGTGGTGTAACCACCATAAAAAAGAAAACTTTCTTTATGAACATTTTGATGCCATTACTAAGGTCATGCAAAAATACGGTGTTTCGTATTCTTTGGGAGATGGGCTCCGGCCTGGTTGTATCAATGATGCCAATGACGAAGCTCAATTTGCGGAACTAAAAACTTTGGGAGAATTGACAAAACGCGCCTGGGCCGATGATGTCCAAGTGATGGTGGAGGGTCCAGGACATGTTCCGATGCATCTCATCCAGGAAAATGTTCGTCTCCAAGAAGAGATTTGTATGGAAGCTCCTTTTTATACCCTCGGGCCACTTGTCACAGACATTGCCCCAGGTTATGACCATATCACTTCTGCCATTGGTGCTGCCATGATTGCTTGGTATGGAACCGCTATGCTTTGTTATGTGACACCAAAAGAACATTTAGGCCTTCCGAATAAACAAGATGTAAAGGATGGTGTGATTGCTTATAAAATTGCGGCTCATGCTGCCGATCTTGCCAAAGGACATCCTGGTGCCAAAGAAAGAGACGATTTGTTAAGTAAGGCTCGGTTTGAATTTCGTTGGGAAGACCAGTTTGCCCTCTCTCTTGATCCTGAACTCGCTCGCTCGTACCATGATGAATCCCTTCCACAAGATGGAATGAAAAAGGCCCATTTTTGTTCGATGTGTGGACCTCATTTTTGTTCCATGCGTCTCACAACGGATTTACGAAAGGAAACGATAGGAGCGGGTGCAGTGGACGGCTCTGAAGTTTAG
- the panD gene encoding aspartate 1-decarboxylase: MIITVCKGKIHRAVVTEAELHYEGSLTVDQDLMDLAGMRPYEQVSVVNVNNGARFETYLIVGERGSGTICLNGAAARLGMKGDKVIIITYGQVVEKELPTDYKPKVVFVDENNRPKKA, translated from the coding sequence ATGATCATCACTGTTTGCAAAGGCAAAATTCACAGGGCCGTCGTTACTGAGGCCGAACTCCACTACGAAGGTAGCCTCACCGTTGACCAAGACCTTATGGATTTGGCCGGAATGAGACCCTATGAACAAGTTTCCGTGGTGAACGTAAATAACGGGGCTCGGTTCGAAACTTACCTGATTGTAGGAGAACGCGGTTCGGGAACCATTTGTTTGAATGGAGCAGCGGCCAGGCTCGGGATGAAAGGTGACAAGGTCATCATCATCACCTACGGCCAAGTGGTAGAAAAAGAGCTTCCCACAGATTACAAACCTAAGGTAGTCTTTGTGGACGAGAACAATCGCCCGAAAAAAGCCTAA
- a CDS encoding cAMP/cGMP-dependent 3',5'-cyclic-AMP/GMP phosphodiesterase → MVSSEPNGFTALPRGGYLVDTSEGYIQIGSPPETIKDTMGLEKKTPLVFVLPNKFFHVEKGISIAELEFPIYFNFFFRGGKKTFIVCSPEQKEQLTIVLGESLMGPQELNLASEFIDGTESFGFPDIKAEMAHFRSYKTMEEVVEFVLFDENHKAQFGKITIEQLPSNEFLIVDGDKKIKTPGEVDFHVKYDIGKRLEEPFQPPLIGITCLGPSHGFDPTDNTSGFIIWLNGQGIMVDPPVNSTEWLRESNVNPKFINSIILTHCHADHDAGTFQKILEESKITIYATATVMESFLKKYCSLTKIPRREITDLFDFIPVVIGRPTIINGGEFYFHYALHSIPSVGFEFFFQDQSFYYTSDHLNDPDAFEEMYKKGVFTETRYQFLKDFPWDRKIIYHEAGVPPLHTKISYLASLPEEVQKRITVYHIAAKDMPEGNHLTLAKFGIENTLYPEITPPKHQEAFQLLEILSQIDIFSGFPIEKAKEFLQIVKEEKFRRGEQIIKKGTHGDRFFIIASGNVRFEGLSGDPTAVKRYGTYEYFGEASLILDTVRQADVFAETDVVALTIEKTRFFQFIRGSKLHENLTKLNSIRETNTWKTLTESQTFRGLTSYQVTQLELILKLETVKKEAALIEEGQTFHNAFIVRSGTVVVMQNHKTIRELGAGDFVGEIYSLTKNLPSNFSFIAWPGTELYVLSEEDAIQYIKKNPGVYMKLNTVYN, encoded by the coding sequence ATGGTCAGTTCTGAACCGAATGGTTTTACCGCTCTCCCTAGAGGGGGATATTTAGTCGATACATCCGAAGGGTATATCCAAATTGGATCCCCTCCGGAAACAATTAAAGACACCATGGGGTTGGAAAAGAAAACCCCTCTGGTGTTTGTTCTTCCCAATAAATTCTTCCATGTCGAAAAAGGGATCTCCATTGCGGAGTTAGAATTCCCCATTTACTTCAATTTCTTCTTTCGTGGTGGCAAAAAAACATTTATTGTTTGTTCTCCCGAACAAAAAGAACAGCTAACTATTGTTCTCGGGGAATCTCTTATGGGGCCACAAGAACTGAACCTAGCTTCTGAGTTTATTGATGGAACGGAAAGTTTTGGTTTCCCTGATATCAAGGCCGAGATGGCACATTTCCGTAGTTACAAAACTATGGAGGAAGTGGTTGAATTTGTTTTATTCGACGAAAACCACAAAGCCCAATTCGGAAAAATCACAATTGAACAACTCCCCTCCAATGAATTTCTCATTGTGGATGGAGATAAAAAAATCAAAACTCCTGGAGAGGTCGACTTCCATGTGAAGTATGATATTGGAAAAAGGTTAGAAGAACCTTTCCAACCTCCTCTCATCGGAATCACTTGCCTTGGACCTTCTCATGGTTTTGATCCGACAGACAACACTTCTGGTTTTATCATTTGGTTGAACGGCCAAGGAATTATGGTGGATCCACCGGTGAACTCCACTGAGTGGTTACGGGAATCCAATGTAAATCCCAAGTTCATCAACTCCATCATTCTCACTCACTGTCATGCTGATCATGATGCAGGAACCTTCCAAAAGATTTTAGAAGAATCCAAAATCACCATCTATGCCACAGCAACTGTGATGGAATCATTCCTTAAAAAATACTGTAGTCTAACAAAGATTCCACGCCGTGAAATCACAGACCTATTTGATTTTATTCCCGTTGTTATCGGAAGGCCGACAATCATCAACGGTGGTGAATTTTATTTTCATTATGCCCTCCATTCCATTCCTTCCGTGGGATTCGAATTTTTTTTCCAAGACCAGTCTTTCTATTATACCTCTGACCACTTAAATGACCCCGATGCCTTTGAGGAAATGTACAAAAAAGGTGTATTTACTGAAACCAGATACCAGTTTTTGAAAGATTTCCCTTGGGATCGTAAAATCATTTATCACGAAGCCGGTGTCCCTCCTCTGCATACAAAGATTAGTTACCTTGCCTCACTACCGGAAGAAGTGCAAAAACGAATCACAGTATACCATATTGCTGCCAAAGATATGCCTGAAGGAAACCACCTTACGCTTGCTAAATTTGGAATTGAAAATACGTTATATCCAGAAATCACTCCGCCCAAACACCAAGAGGCTTTCCAACTTTTAGAAATCCTTTCTCAAATTGATATTTTCTCTGGATTCCCAATTGAGAAGGCCAAAGAATTTTTACAAATCGTAAAAGAAGAAAAATTCCGTCGTGGCGAACAAATCATCAAAAAGGGAACTCACGGAGACAGATTTTTTATCATTGCTTCCGGGAATGTTCGTTTTGAAGGACTATCTGGTGATCCTACTGCCGTCAAAAGGTATGGAACTTACGAATACTTTGGCGAAGCCTCCCTGATTTTGGATACGGTTCGTCAAGCGGATGTATTTGCTGAGACAGATGTTGTCGCCCTCACCATTGAAAAAACTAGGTTCTTTCAGTTCATACGCGGATCCAAACTCCACGAAAACCTAACCAAACTCAATAGCATCCGAGAAACCAATACCTGGAAAACACTCACAGAATCCCAAACCTTCCGGGGACTCACCAGTTACCAAGTCACCCAACTTGAACTCATCTTAAAACTAGAAACTGTAAAAAAAGAAGCAGCTCTGATTGAAGAAGGCCAAACCTTTCACAATGCCTTTATTGTTAGGTCCGGAACCGTTGTGGTGATGCAAAATCACAAAACCATTCGAGAACTGGGTGCTGGTGACTTTGTTGGGGAAATCTACTCCCTCACCAAAAACCTCCCTTCTAATTTCAGTTTCATTGCCTGGCCGGGCACGGAATTGTATGTTCTTTCCGAAGAAGATGCGATTCAGTACATCAAGAAAAATCCCGGTGTCTACATGAAGCTGAACACTGTTTATAATTGA
- a CDS encoding PilZ domain-containing protein gives MAPIQEKRKYVRVQPLENDPVEIHLMGTALLDVLKASDISVGGVGVIAPNHFDEWDMNETVEILVALPGDLEDFLARGVIKQIGKKSKETGVYGVQFTEIGPKGKQDLQVYVNRMVRQGRELK, from the coding sequence ATGGCACCCATCCAAGAAAAAAGGAAATATGTACGCGTACAACCACTGGAAAATGATCCAGTCGAGATTCATCTGATGGGAACTGCCCTTTTGGATGTCTTAAAAGCGAGCGACATAAGTGTTGGCGGGGTCGGAGTCATTGCTCCGAACCACTTTGATGAATGGGATATGAACGAAACGGTGGAAATCCTTGTGGCCCTTCCAGGGGATTTGGAAGACTTTCTTGCACGAGGAGTGATCAAACAGATTGGCAAAAAATCTAAGGAAACAGGAGTTTATGGGGTACAATTTACAGAAATTGGTCCCAAAGGCAAACAAGACCTACAAGTTTATGTCAACCGAATGGTCAGACAAGGCCGTGAATTAAAATAG
- the trxA gene encoding thioredoxin produces the protein MALTEVTDANFKAETAKGVVLVDCWAEWCGPCRMVAPVLDELSQEMADIKITKLNVDFNQKTAQELGIQSIPTLLLYKDGVLVDKAIGALPKPQIKKFIENHK, from the coding sequence ATGGCACTTACGGAAGTCACTGACGCCAATTTCAAAGCAGAAACTGCTAAAGGCGTTGTACTCGTGGATTGTTGGGCGGAATGGTGCGGACCTTGTCGAATGGTGGCTCCTGTTCTTGATGAATTATCGCAAGAAATGGCTGATATCAAAATTACAAAACTAAATGTTGATTTCAATCAGAAGACAGCGCAGGAATTGGGAATCCAATCGATCCCGACTCTTCTTCTCTATAAAGACGGAGTTTTAGTGGATAAAGCAATTGGTGCTTTACCAAAACCGCAAATTAAAAAATTTATAGAAAATCACAAGTAG
- a CDS encoding Lsa36 family surface (lipo)protein: MKFRIGVLLLTISSSLLVNVSLQAKVTCTGDACTILPTTIQSQINSVDTALQLQYTDKVLATMSEAAVISNINSSLMGPGIVNRFQVGAGLTVAGQQKEDINVAYQSLSFQKLPNVGASLAPNFVVAVNLGWLMGGGPSDTEPELKTFLHRFNLYLHGFKFNFAQGDVQKAIEAQNKNVELGGDITNGGFTLRFHIIENYSDGIGLFEFSGISMGLGLHYQRQVIDVTYNDNKSQTLALGPAIGTWGGSTTFNYSSTVTSIPLDIRTGFRMFYFFTIFAGAGTSMNFGSSTLNLSRSGPLTLALDSSAISASLSPEIAALIPASALGQTKTGTLTMDLSGKAQAPNTTNFLIAGIEINALITKLTVEAVVAQNVQSVMLGAKFSF; encoded by the coding sequence ATGAAATTCCGTATTGGTGTTCTTTTACTTACAATCAGTTCAAGCCTCCTTGTGAATGTTTCCTTACAGGCAAAAGTGACTTGTACGGGAGATGCTTGTACCATCCTCCCCACTACCATCCAATCACAGATCAATAGCGTTGATACGGCACTACAACTGCAATATACAGACAAAGTGCTCGCCACCATGTCTGAAGCTGCGGTGATTTCCAATATCAACTCTTCCCTTATGGGGCCAGGAATTGTGAACCGGTTTCAAGTCGGTGCAGGACTGACTGTTGCTGGCCAACAAAAAGAAGATATCAATGTCGCTTACCAAAGTTTGAGTTTTCAAAAACTCCCGAACGTAGGAGCCTCCCTGGCACCTAACTTTGTTGTTGCGGTAAACTTAGGTTGGCTTATGGGAGGTGGACCCTCCGATACGGAACCTGAACTCAAAACCTTTCTCCACAGATTCAATTTATACCTTCATGGATTCAAATTCAACTTTGCCCAAGGTGATGTACAAAAAGCCATCGAAGCACAAAACAAAAACGTGGAACTTGGTGGAGACATTACTAACGGTGGTTTTACTTTACGATTTCATATTATCGAAAATTATTCTGATGGAATCGGACTATTTGAATTTTCAGGAATCTCTATGGGCCTCGGACTCCATTACCAAAGGCAAGTCATTGACGTTACCTATAATGATAACAAATCACAGACATTGGCTCTAGGTCCGGCCATCGGAACTTGGGGTGGTTCTACTACGTTTAACTATTCCAGTACGGTCACAAGTATTCCTTTGGACATTCGTACGGGATTTCGAATGTTCTATTTCTTTACGATCTTTGCCGGAGCCGGAACTTCCATGAACTTCGGTAGTTCCACTCTCAATTTATCTCGGTCCGGCCCCTTAACTTTAGCCTTGGATTCTTCGGCTATTTCCGCTTCCCTTTCTCCAGAAATTGCGGCCCTCATTCCGGCATCCGCACTTGGACAGACCAAAACCGGAACTCTCACTATGGATCTAAGTGGGAAGGCACAGGCACCTAACACGACTAATTTTCTTATCGCAGGGATCGAAATCAATGCTCTCATCACCAAACTCACTGTAGAAGCAGTAGTGGCCCAGAATGTCCAATCAGTGATGCTCGGAGCAAAATTTTCCTTCTAA